A section of the Osmia lignaria lignaria isolate PbOS001 chromosome 3, iyOsmLign1, whole genome shotgun sequence genome encodes:
- the LOC117605474 gene encoding uncharacterized protein LOC117605474, translating into MCDSAKKMKDSSVKTDVKNDSTDQLSRRQSTDKKKSSVKSTNEDVQRAIEGLKDIPDEELQEFLDDEDFMQGLDVVDAWEGDEEKGRETELKTTRVKEQEPRRPSRDRHRRDRKGSYNRERPKREEKKHEEIRRDPSKSTKDIERDKIRTKRDNESKLLAAKEKAIKHLLDSDNVVPPGTEVEAIQSITEKQNLEQAQMHIRRSRERRRSVERQRGNSSRHRTPDRIRLNSPRRKSPLMLSPERCRSPFKISSERHRSPLRFSPDKRRSPRFNCTRRSPFGFSPERRRSPIRRLSWERRTSTDRRWSAERHRRRMNIHERRRSRSRDRQRSRSMERIRRKISRSPVNRRYSPRRRSRTRSRSVERRRKRSPFINELTRQFRNEAIMTSHINTGYAHPSSIDGIQQPMMNSVMYQQETERRPLLPIPPYMHQPGLPPPMPSNVTPGGPPFMNFENSSQSMNFDSVPLHPLPQTEYVSGPVMYNQPNTSTIQPPHRPPLLPAPVSSPQPEPTASTVVDHVQTYNSTHGIPSSRQSPIQNFEFPNKSKDAISPSYRERRFTDSYNGYHGSQEERLKTPEPPVISDTKQFEKTSLSSLLEASVSAKDSTSLPVLYPGFKPEILRHCEHALRELPIEDPRLKMKGRFFYDPKKKTVQSEQEVYSSNSILLQRNKSKIYWDEEEVQHPAPTKQTVQMHQKICQTDDVEISTKYVQATVTMVDFEVQVYPQDLQQAIKEEKRPIMDRLDWNMRETVDYPPKYREADDLRWSLSNSQKRTWNRTASPSRRLDDREHRPDSVSSLDHNSRNLKLGSPIRNRDNFSSHKGPGRDHYVRERYSPNYRHSLDERDDFQEIRSDHSRGESPMMLDDSADEELEHTFQRGSDWHGRPKLSRGRSSSLMKPHVYRGKHSGGRSYRGRGSFRGKF; encoded by the exons ATGTGTGATTCAGCTAAGAAAATGAAAGATTCAAGTGTTAAAACCGATGTGAAAAATGATTCAACCGATCAGTTAAGCCGGAGACAAAGTACAGATAAAAAGAAATCTTCTGTCAAAAGTACGAATGAAGATGTTCAACGCGCGATTGAAGGTTTAAAGGATATACCGGATGAAGAACTTCAAGAGTTTCTAGATGATGAAGATTTCATGCAGGGATTGGATGTTGTCGACGCTTGGGAAGGGGATGAAGAAAAAGGACGCGAAACTGAATTAAAAACTACTCGTGTCAAGGAGCAAGAACCGAGACGTCCTTCTAG GGACAGACATCGGCGCGATCGCAAAGGATCATACAATCGTGAAAGACcaaagagagaagagaagaaacatGAAGAAATACGACGGGATCCTTCGAAAAGCACAAAAGATATAGAGAGGGATAAGATACGTACAAAGAGAGATAACGAAAGCAAACTTTTAGCAGCAAAGGAGAAAGCAATTAAACACTTATTAGACTCTGACAATGTTGTACCTCCGGGTACAGAGGTTGAAGCTATTCAAAGTATTACAGAGAAACAAAATCTGGAGCAAGCACAGATGCATATCCGTAGAAGTCGTGAACGACGTAGAAGCGTAGAACGTCAAAGAGGGAACTCGTCGCGACACAGAACTCCGGATAGAATAAGATTAAATTCTCCTCGACGAAAATCTCCATTAATGTTAAGTCCGGAACGGTGTAGAAGTCCTTTTAAAATAAGCAGCGAAAGACATCGGAGTCCGTTAAGGTTTAGCCCTGATAAGAGAAGAAGTCCAAGATTTAATTGCACCCGCAGAAGTCCGTTCGGTTTTAGTCCAGAACGACGAAGAAGTCCTATCAGACGACTCAGTTGGGAAAGAAGGACGAGTACGGATAGAAGATGGAGTGCTGAACGACATAGAAGACGTATGAATATTCATGAACG CCGAAGAAGTCGGTCCCGGGATCGGCAACGAAGTCGCAGTATGGAACGTATTAGAAGAAAAATTAGCCGGTCACCGGTTAACAGACGTTACAGTCCTCGACGTCGCAGTAGAACACGAAGTAGATCAGTGGAACGTCGAAGAAAACGATCGCCTTTCATTAACGAACTTACAAGACAATTTCGAAACGAAGCTATCATGACATCTCATATAAACACTGGATACGCGCACCCTTCGTCAATTGATGGTATACAACAACCTATGATGAATTCGGTTATGTATCAGCAAGAAACAGAGCGCAGACCATTATTACCAATACCACCTTACATGCATCAACCTGGACTACCACCGCCTATGCCATCGAATGTAACACCTGGTGGACCACCATTTATGAACTTTGAAAATTCGTCTCAGTCAATGAATTTTGATTCTGTACCGTTACATCCGTTGCCTCAGACCGAATACGTTTCTGGCCCGGTGATGTACAATCAACCAAATACTAGTACAATTCAACCTCCTCATCGACCACCACTTCTACCGGCACCAGTTTCTTCACCACAGCCTGAACCTACAGCCTCGACAGTTGTGGATCATGTACAGACATACAACTCAACGCATGGCATTCCTTCGTCTAGACAGTCTCCAATACAGAATTTTGAATTTCCAAATAAATCTAAGGATGCTATATCTCCAAGCTACAGGGAACGGAGATTTACGGATTCTTATAATGGATATCATGGTTCGCAAGAGGAACGATTGAAGACACCCGAACCACCAGTCATCTCCGACACAAAA caATTTGAAAAGACGAGTTTATCGAGTCTACTGGAAGCATCTGTTTCCGCTAAAG ATTCAACTAGTCTACCAGTTTTATATCcag GATTCAAACCGGAAATATTACGACATTGTGAACACGCACTACGTGAACTGCCTATTGAAGATCCTCGATTAAAAATGAAAGGGCGATTTTTTTACGATCCAAAGAAGAAAACTGTCCAAAGTGAGCAGGAAGTATATTCCTCAAATTCCATACTTCTACAAAGGAACAAAAGCAAAATATATTGGGACGAGGAAGAGGTACAACATCCTGCTCCTACGAAACAGACTGTACAAATGCATCAAAAGATCTGTCAGACCGACGATGTAGAAATAAGTACGAAATACGTTCAAGCAACCGTTACTATGGTAGATTTCGAAGTACAAGTTTATCCTCAAGATTTGCAACAAGCAATTAAGGAAGAGAAAAGACCTATTATGGATCGTTTGGACTGGAATATGCGTGAAACAGTTGATTATCCACCCAAATACCGGGAAGCCGATGACTTAAGGTGGAGCTTAAGTAATTCTCAAAAACGAACATGGAACAGAACAGCGTCTCCTTCGAGACGGCTCGACGATCGTGAACATCGCCCTGATTCTGTATCTTCATTAGATCATAACTCAAGAAATTTAAAGTTAGGATCACCGATAAGAAATAGAGATAACTTTTCAAGTCACAAAGGACCTGGCCGGGATCATTACGTTCGTGAAAGATACTCGCCAAACTATAGGCATTCTTTAGACGAACGTGATGATTTCCAAGAAATCAGAAGTGATCATAGCCGTGGGGAAAGTCCGATGATGTTAGATGATTCTGCAGATGAAGAATTGGAACATACATTCCAAAGAGGATCCGATTGGCATGGAAGACCGAAATTGTCAAGAGGTAGATCAAGTTCTTTGATGAAGCCGCATGTGTACAGAGGAAAGCATTCGGGAGGAAGATCCTACCGTGGCCGTGGAAGTTTTCGTgggaaattctaa